A window from Micromonospora profundi encodes these proteins:
- a CDS encoding class I SAM-dependent methyltransferase: MDDDSRVTRRRVGDAEARRANRGWWDTDADDYQAEHGAFLGDVDFVWCPEGLREADARLLGDVVGRRILEVGCGAAAAARWLATQGARPVAFDLSAGMLRHAAQAADRSGVRVPLVQADALALPFADESFDTACTAFGAIPFVDDSAALLAEVHRVLRPGGRWVFSVTHPMRWIFLDDPGEGGLRAVHSYFDRSPYVEQDESGVATYVEQHRTLGDRIRELVGAGFRLLDLVEPEWPEGHEGIWGQWSPLRGRLFPGTAIFVTEKPE, from the coding sequence GTGGATGACGACAGCCGGGTTACCCGGCGCCGGGTGGGTGACGCCGAGGCCCGGCGGGCCAACCGCGGCTGGTGGGACACCGACGCCGACGACTACCAGGCCGAGCACGGCGCGTTCCTCGGCGACGTGGACTTCGTCTGGTGCCCCGAAGGGCTGCGCGAGGCCGACGCCCGGCTGCTCGGCGACGTGGTCGGGCGCCGGATTCTGGAGGTGGGCTGCGGAGCGGCGGCCGCCGCCCGCTGGTTGGCCACCCAGGGCGCCCGGCCGGTCGCCTTCGACCTGTCCGCCGGCATGTTGCGGCACGCCGCGCAGGCAGCCGACCGCAGTGGGGTACGCGTGCCGCTGGTGCAGGCCGACGCGCTCGCCCTGCCGTTCGCCGACGAGTCGTTCGACACTGCCTGTACCGCGTTCGGCGCGATCCCGTTCGTGGACGACTCGGCGGCCCTGCTCGCCGAGGTGCACCGGGTGCTGCGCCCGGGCGGCCGGTGGGTGTTCTCGGTGACCCACCCGATGCGGTGGATCTTCCTGGACGACCCGGGCGAGGGCGGGCTGCGGGCCGTGCACTCGTACTTCGACCGCTCCCCCTATGTGGAACAGGACGAATCCGGCGTGGCCACCTACGTCGAACAGCACCGCACGCTCGGCGACCGGATCCGCGAACTGGTCGGCGCCGGGTTCCGACTGCTGGACCTGGTGGAGCCCGAGTGGCCGGAGGGGCACGAGGGGATCTGG
- the rpsA gene encoding 30S ribosomal protein S1, with the protein MTSSIEAPSSATRVTHDDLGSEEAFLAAIDETIKYFNDGDIVEGTVVKVDRDEVLLDIGYKTEGVIPSRELSIKHDVDPAEVVTVGDHIEALVLQKEDKEGRLILSKKRAQYERAWGTIEKIKDEDGVVRGSVIEVVKGGLILDIGLRGFLPASLVEMRRVRDLQPYVGRELEAKIIELDKNRNNVVLSRRAWLEQTQSEVRTEFLNKLQKGQVRKGVVSSIVNFGAFVDLGGVDGLVHVSELSWKHIDHPSEVVEVGQEVEVEVLDVDLDRERVSLSLKATQEDPWRQFARTHAIQQIVPGKVTKLVPFGAFVRVDDGIEGLVHISELAERHVEIPEQVVQVGSEVMVKVIDIDLERRRISLSLKQANEGFVEGEEHFDPTLYGMAATYDTEGNYIYPEGFDPETGEWLEGYDKQRETWENQYAEARQRWEAHTKQVQTSRAADAEAAANPTPAVPAAAGGGGTTSSSSPAPSRQAEEPAGTLATDEALAALREKLAGGK; encoded by the coding sequence ATGACGAGCAGCATCGAGGCCCCCTCGAGCGCCACCCGGGTCACCCACGACGATCTCGGTTCCGAGGAGGCTTTCCTCGCCGCGATCGACGAGACCATCAAGTACTTCAACGACGGCGACATTGTCGAAGGCACCGTCGTCAAGGTCGATCGGGACGAGGTCCTGCTCGACATCGGCTACAAGACCGAGGGTGTCATCCCCTCTCGTGAGTTGTCGATCAAGCACGACGTGGACCCCGCCGAAGTTGTGACGGTTGGCGACCACATCGAGGCCCTGGTCCTCCAGAAGGAGGACAAGGAGGGTCGTCTGATCCTCTCCAAGAAGCGGGCGCAGTACGAGCGGGCCTGGGGCACGATCGAGAAGATCAAGGACGAGGACGGTGTCGTCCGCGGCTCGGTCATCGAGGTTGTCAAGGGTGGTCTCATCCTCGACATCGGGCTGCGTGGCTTCCTGCCCGCGTCCCTGGTCGAGATGCGGCGCGTGCGTGACCTGCAGCCGTACGTCGGGCGCGAGCTCGAAGCCAAGATCATCGAGCTGGACAAGAACCGCAACAACGTGGTCCTGTCCCGCCGTGCCTGGCTGGAGCAGACGCAGTCCGAGGTGCGCACCGAGTTCCTCAACAAGCTGCAGAAGGGCCAGGTCCGCAAGGGCGTCGTGTCCTCGATCGTCAACTTCGGCGCCTTCGTGGACCTCGGCGGCGTCGACGGTCTGGTGCACGTCTCCGAGCTGTCCTGGAAGCACATCGACCACCCGTCCGAGGTCGTCGAGGTGGGCCAGGAGGTCGAGGTCGAGGTCCTGGACGTCGACCTGGACCGCGAGCGCGTCTCCCTGTCGCTGAAGGCGACGCAGGAGGACCCGTGGCGGCAGTTCGCCCGCACCCACGCGATCCAGCAGATCGTGCCGGGTAAGGTCACCAAGCTGGTTCCGTTCGGTGCGTTCGTCCGCGTGGACGACGGCATCGAGGGCCTCGTCCACATCTCCGAGCTGGCCGAGCGCCACGTGGAGATCCCGGAGCAGGTCGTGCAGGTCGGCTCCGAGGTCATGGTCAAGGTCATCGACATCGACCTGGAGCGCCGCCGGATCTCGCTGTCGCTCAAGCAGGCCAACGAGGGCTTCGTCGAGGGCGAGGAGCACTTCGACCCGACCCTCTACGGCATGGCCGCGACGTACGACACCGAGGGCAACTACATCTACCCGGAGGGCTTCGACCCGGAGACGGGCGAGTGGCTCGAGGGGTACGACAAGCAGCGCGAGACCTGGGAGAACCAGTACGCGGAGGCTCGTCAGCGCTGGGAGGCCCACACCAAGCAGGTGCAGACCTCCCGGGCCGCCGACGCCGAGGCTGCTGCCAACCCGACTCCGGCCGTTCCGGCCGCTGCCGGCGGTGGCGGCACCACCTCCTCGTCCAGCCCGGCCCCGAGCCGGCAGGCCGAGGAGCCGGCCGGCACCCTGGCCACCGACGAGGCGCTCGCCGCACTGCGGGAGAAGCTCGCCGGCGGTAAGTGA
- the coaE gene encoding dephospho-CoA kinase, whose translation MLRVGLTGGIGSGKSAVAARLVELGAVLIDADRVAREVVAPGSEGLAEIVAAFSDRVLDADGALDRAALGAVVFADEAARRRLEAITHPRVRARTAELMAAAAPDAIVVNDVPLLVEVGLAPTYHLVVVVQTAVATRLDRLTRLRGMDRVEAERRIAAQADDARRRAAADVVLTNDASLGALHAAVDALWRRRLQPYEHNLRERRVAPPGQGEVARSDPSWPEQYARLAARIRHALAPADLRIDHIGATAVSGSAAADVIDVQVAVPTLADADGTLADRLANAGFPRVPGHWWDDPRPAGPGRWEKRLHGSADPGRPVRLHVRAADSPGWRYALLMRDHLRADPDQRAAYLMLKRDLVEAAPHVDGSGTARDPWFDEEYLRAEQWAEQTGWRP comes from the coding sequence GTGCTGAGGGTGGGGTTGACCGGCGGAATCGGGTCGGGCAAGAGCGCGGTGGCCGCGCGGCTTGTCGAGTTGGGTGCGGTGCTCATCGACGCCGACCGCGTCGCGCGGGAGGTCGTCGCGCCGGGCTCCGAAGGGCTCGCCGAGATCGTCGCCGCCTTCTCCGACCGGGTGCTGGACGCTGACGGCGCGCTCGACCGTGCCGCACTGGGCGCTGTGGTGTTCGCCGACGAGGCGGCCCGCCGCCGGCTGGAGGCGATCACCCATCCCCGGGTCCGCGCCCGTACCGCCGAGCTGATGGCCGCGGCGGCACCGGACGCGATAGTCGTCAACGACGTACCGCTGCTGGTGGAGGTGGGGCTCGCGCCGACGTACCACCTGGTGGTCGTGGTGCAGACGGCTGTGGCGACCCGACTGGACCGGCTGACGCGTCTCCGGGGGATGGACCGGGTGGAGGCCGAGCGGCGGATCGCCGCGCAGGCCGACGACGCGCGCCGCCGCGCGGCGGCGGACGTGGTGCTGACAAACGACGCGAGCCTCGGTGCGCTGCACGCCGCCGTCGACGCGCTGTGGCGGCGGAGGTTGCAGCCCTACGAGCACAACCTGCGGGAGCGGCGGGTGGCCCCGCCGGGCCAGGGCGAGGTGGCGAGGAGCGACCCGAGTTGGCCCGAGCAGTACGCCCGGCTGGCCGCCCGGATCCGCCACGCGCTCGCCCCGGCCGACCTCCGGATCGACCACATCGGCGCCACAGCGGTGTCCGGCTCGGCCGCCGCCGACGTCATCGACGTGCAGGTGGCCGTGCCCACGCTCGCCGACGCCGACGGGACACTTGCCGACCGGCTGGCGAACGCCGGGTTCCCCCGGGTGCCGGGGCACTGGTGGGACGATCCGCGTCCGGCCGGGCCGGGCCGGTGGGAGAAGCGGCTGCACGGCAGCGCCGATCCGGGCCGGCCGGTGCGCCTGCACGTGCGGGCCGCCGACTCCCCGGGTTGGCGGTATGCGCTGCTGATGCGCGACCACCTGCGCGCCGACCCGGACCAGCGGGCCGCGTACCTGATGCTCAAGCGGGATCTGGTCGAGGCCGCACCGCA